A stretch of the Gadus chalcogrammus isolate NIFS_2021 unplaced genomic scaffold, NIFS_Gcha_1.0 GACHA065, whole genome shotgun sequence genome encodes the following:
- the LOC130378054 gene encoding LOW QUALITY PROTEIN: trichohyalin-like (The sequence of the model RefSeq protein was modified relative to this genomic sequence to represent the inferred CDS: deleted 2 bases in 1 codon; substituted 1 base at 1 genomic stop codon), giving the protein MEEKERSKKDDASQFAMDTENEGAGKRSELDDHFERTKREIRELELLKSELEVERNQNKKTLRMVNRKEPEMMNDCRDTLQIERDKVEDLKRHVNCMKQEAEADMDNIRREKETLKQTKSDIIKQQKTIADDRNRMEKGLYESRMEDNTLIRTASVTQYHRDNLQMLKNKTQVDHQTKMDILRDDSNADIKNLKSLTQQKKQEFDNHRVEMERYSQSIQRPREEQITLGHDIGIQTEEIEYILRTDLLIKKQRALTDMNSDRENMENVLLEVQKNIQELHKEIQDMAQKQKQQVVLESDLKRLMDDIQIGFNVLRVIXNKKEELKVIMDGIFEETAQLEQEKLDIDEERRKALEERKILERDLSEVRMREEEAMQTMRHNTNMKEAIKELVEKTHQDITMKMQLTEQKILDAQKQTTNLEIQQKEIEQQKLEIDKHFKQIKRQREDLINMKSDMMVQKQEMQKNWNEELLLEKQDLKIEKEAVYRQSKYLDTVKETINKGNLYLDTMRSEIQNDTEADYMQAGKERENLNMLSLKLKEMIIVLQCTVRKHEENKMKQQECDDKWKTMLHSYLHLDKIKVDLKAQYDVVVKKNFCGM; this is encoded by the exons atggaagagaaagagaggtcaaAGAAGGACGATGCAAGTCAATTCGCCATGGATACAGAGAATGAGGGGGCAG GGAAGAGGAGCGAGCTTGATGACCACTTCGAGAGGACTAAAAGAGAGATTAGAGAGTTGGAGCTGCTTAAGTCTGAGCTGGAAGTGGAgagaaatcaaaacaaaaagacaTTACGGATGGTCAATAGAAAAGAGCCAGAG ATGATGAACGACTGTCGGGATACCTTACAAATTGAAAGAGACAAAGTGGAAGATTTAAAAAGACATGTCAACTGCATGAAACAAGAGGCTGAAGCTGATATGGACAATAtcagaagagagaaggaaaccCTCAAACAGACAAAGAGTGACATTATAAAACAGCAAAAAACAATAGCAGATGACAGGAATAGGATGGAAAAAGGACTGTATGAATCTAGAATGGAAGACAATACGCTAATAAGAACAGCAAGCGTGACACAATATCACAGGGATAATCTACaaatgcttaaaaataagacacaAGTAGACCACCAAACAAAGATGGACATCTTGCGGGATGATTCAAATGCAGATATAAAAAACCTTAAATCGCTTACACAACAGAAGAAACAGGAGTTTGATAACCATAGAGTGGAAATGGAGAGGTATTCTCAATCAATCCAAAGACCGAGAGAGGAACAGATAACATTAGGTCATGACATTGGAATACAAACAGAGGaaattgaatatatattgaGGACAGACCTTCTCATAAAAAAGCAAAGAGCTTTGACCGACATGAACAGTGACAGAGAAAATATGGAAAATGTACTTCTTGAAGTCCAAAAGAACATCCAAGAACTTCATAAAGAGATACAAGACATGGCccaaaaacagaaacaacaagTGGTTCTAGAGAGTGACTTGAAACGATTGATGGATGATATCCAAATTGGGTTCAACGTTTTAAGAGTGATATA GAATAAGAAGGAGGAGCTTAAAGTGATCATGGACGGAATCTTTGAAGAGACAGCACAGCTTGAACAAGAGAAGCTTGATATTGATGAAGAGCGAAGAAAGGCCTTGGAAGAAAGGAAGATCCTAGAAAGAGATTTGTCGGAAGTAAGGATGAGAGAAGAAGAGGCCATGCAAACgatgagacacaacacaaataTGAAAGAGGCAATAAAAGAGTTGGTTGAAAAGACACATCAAGACATTACAATGAAGATGCAATTAACAGAGCAGAAGATTCTGGATGCACAAAAACAGACAACCAACTTGGAAATTCAGCAAAAAGAAATTGAACAGCAGAAATTGGAGATTGACAAGCACTTCAAACAGATAAAAAGACAAAGAGAAGATCTGATCAATATGAAATCGGACATGATggtacaaaaacaagaaatgcaaAAGAATTGGAACGAGGAGCTTCTACTGGAGAAGCAAGATCTCAAAATTGAAAAGGAAGCAGTATACAGGCAAAGCAAATATCTGGACACAGTTAAAGAAACAATCAACAAAGGCAACCTTTATTTGGATACCATGAGGTCTGAAATCCAGAATGATACAGAGGCAGATTATATGCAAGccggaaaagaaagagagaacctGAATATGCTATCCTTAAAACTCAAAGAGATGATAATTGTGTTACAATGTACTGTAAGAAAACATgaggaaaacaaaatgaaacaacAAGAATGTGATGATAAATGGAAAACTATGCTGCATTCGTATTTGCATCTTGACAAAATTAAGGTAGATTTGAAAGCTCAATATGACGTTGTCGTAAAAAAAAACTTCTGTGGGATGTAA